From the genome of Haladaptatus paucihalophilus DX253, one region includes:
- a CDS encoding TRAP transporter large permease translates to MPEILLLVAFIAILMALYAVGVPAAYSLGLTVLLIMLLPIGPPLNLVVITQRFWAGMTSWVLLAVPFFLMAGRIMNITGITDDMFNFATELVGPLPGGLAQVNVFVSLVFSGMSGSAVADAAGIGSVEYEAMTSNGYEGDDAVGITGASAIIGPIIPPSIPVVVYAVLAQRSIGTLFVAGIVPGLLMALAMATTAFYLAKRDGWPREDSHDLSNLFESFLRALPGLITPLIIVGGILGGVFTATEAALIAVVYAILLGVFYYRSIGLTDLIEVSKDTFEDTASIVVIFGFANLYAYWLTLAGIPDLIGQILVGISASPPVTMLILTAILLVLGTFMEGTAVLLIMVPMLVPLYPTLGINPVQFGIVMVVALMYGLITPPFGLILFVLERVTDESLDDVMRSMIPYYLPLAFVLLLIILVPPLTLAVPRAFGLF, encoded by the coding sequence ATGCCTGAGATTCTCCTACTCGTCGCATTCATCGCCATCCTCATGGCACTGTACGCCGTTGGCGTGCCAGCAGCCTACTCGCTAGGTCTAACTGTCCTCCTCATCATGCTGTTGCCAATCGGTCCGCCTCTGAATCTCGTCGTGATTACGCAACGGTTCTGGGCTGGGATGACCTCATGGGTCCTCCTTGCCGTTCCGTTCTTCCTCATGGCCGGACGAATCATGAATATCACTGGAATCACCGACGACATGTTTAATTTCGCCACCGAGCTAGTCGGTCCCCTTCCCGGTGGTCTCGCGCAGGTTAACGTCTTCGTTAGCCTGGTCTTTTCTGGGATGAGCGGATCTGCCGTCGCAGACGCTGCAGGCATCGGGAGTGTGGAATATGAGGCGATGACGTCGAATGGTTACGAAGGGGATGACGCCGTCGGCATCACCGGTGCCTCCGCAATCATCGGGCCGATCATTCCACCAAGCATCCCCGTCGTCGTCTACGCCGTGCTCGCGCAACGATCGATTGGGACGCTATTCGTCGCCGGTATCGTCCCGGGCCTTCTCATGGCCCTCGCGATGGCAACTACGGCCTTCTACCTCGCAAAGCGCGACGGATGGCCGAGAGAAGACAGCCACGATCTCTCGAACCTATTCGAGTCCTTTCTTCGGGCCTTGCCCGGGCTTATCACGCCGCTCATAATCGTCGGCGGGATCCTCGGTGGCGTGTTCACCGCAACGGAAGCTGCTCTGATCGCCGTCGTGTATGCAATACTTCTCGGCGTGTTTTACTATCGCTCGATCGGGCTGACCGACCTGATAGAGGTCAGCAAGGACACGTTCGAGGACACCGCGAGCATTGTAGTCATCTTCGGCTTCGCGAATCTCTACGCGTACTGGTTAACGCTCGCCGGTATTCCCGACTTGATCGGGCAGATTCTCGTTGGAATCTCCGCGAGTCCCCCCGTGACGATGTTAATCCTCACTGCCATTCTACTGGTCCTAGGGACGTTCATGGAAGGTACGGCAGTTCTTCTGATCATGGTCCCAATGCTGGTGCCTCTCTATCCGACGCTGGGCATCAACCCAGTTCAGTTCGGAATCGTCATGGTCGTCGCCCTAATGTACGGACTTATCACACCACCCTTTGGCCTGATTCTCTTTGTGCTGGAGCGCGTTACTGACGAGTCTCTTGATGATGTCATGCG
- a CDS encoding IclR family transcriptional regulator: MTRENDDGPRRLKSVKQAFDMIEYLRTDGPATLSDVAQALDMPMSTAHIHLATLVDSGYVVKSDGKYQCSLLFLRTGGELRDEMPLFQAAKNEVDDLQEKLGEIANLATIENGYMVQLYKSENAESIDDNAPLGDHFYMHTTATGKSMLAHLPQEEREDILERRGLPRSTEGTIDDHEELMADLETIRERGYSINRGEHFGGVCAAAVPIMSKNHSVLGAISLSGPISRMSDERIEDEIAPELFDKKNIIELKLKQY; this comes from the coding sequence ATGACACGGGAGAACGACGACGGGCCTCGGAGGCTGAAAAGCGTCAAGCAGGCCTTCGATATGATCGAATATCTGCGGACAGATGGGCCAGCGACGCTCTCGGACGTCGCGCAGGCGCTGGATATGCCGATGAGCACGGCGCACATTCACCTAGCAACACTCGTGGATAGCGGCTACGTGGTGAAGTCGGATGGCAAGTATCAGTGTAGTCTTCTCTTTCTCAGGACCGGCGGGGAACTCCGTGATGAGATGCCACTCTTCCAGGCGGCAAAGAACGAAGTCGACGATCTCCAAGAGAAACTCGGCGAAATAGCCAACCTCGCGACTATCGAGAATGGATATATGGTGCAACTGTACAAGTCCGAGAACGCTGAGTCGATCGACGACAACGCTCCGCTCGGTGATCATTTCTATATGCACACGACGGCGACGGGGAAGTCGATGCTTGCTCATCTTCCTCAAGAGGAACGTGAAGATATTCTCGAACGTCGTGGACTCCCGCGGTCGACGGAGGGAACCATCGATGACCACGAGGAGTTGATGGCCGATCTTGAGACGATCCGTGAACGGGGATACTCCATCAATCGCGGCGAGCACTTCGGCGGTGTCTGTGCGGCAGCCGTTCCAATAATGTCGAAGAATCACTCGGTACTTGGTGCTATCAGCCTCAGTGGGCCGATTAGCCGAATGAGCGACGAGCGAATTGAAGACGAGATTGCGCCCGAACTGTTCGATAAGAAGAACATCATCGAGCTAAAACTCAAGCAGTATTAG
- a CDS encoding NAD-dependent epimerase/dehydratase family protein produces the protein MSTQRVLVTGPYGEAGEAIMSYLLEKEDYEFTFLDQNDHPEYDTHVADISDYEAIRPAFDDQDAVIHLAAQSDAGADFEGIIEPNIVGTYNVLQAMKEADVPKLVFASSQRAMGLYEEEHEPALYEEDYPSEYDPLRLTHETLPKPDGYYGASKVFGEHICQIHARRGGSPEQVYALRISSVRTEAYDHPYGDAERGVERGDEDTVEEGEVWDQSQTGSWERGSKEYEQMVKRLKATWTSQRDFAHLLECCLQDDTVTYDTFYAVSDNAARWFGTEHAKAVLGYEPQDDASEWDSPPNTIQTPN, from the coding sequence ATGAGTACGCAACGAGTTCTAGTCACCGGACCGTACGGTGAGGCCGGGGAGGCGATTATGAGCTACCTCCTCGAAAAGGAGGACTATGAGTTCACCTTCCTCGACCAGAACGACCACCCAGAGTACGACACGCACGTCGCTGACATCTCTGACTACGAGGCGATCCGACCCGCGTTCGATGATCAAGATGCCGTAATCCATCTTGCTGCCCAATCAGACGCAGGCGCCGACTTTGAAGGAATCATCGAGCCAAATATCGTCGGCACCTACAACGTCTTGCAAGCGATGAAAGAAGCTGATGTTCCAAAGCTCGTCTTCGCCTCTTCACAGCGCGCGATGGGGCTCTACGAGGAGGAACACGAACCCGCACTCTACGAAGAGGACTACCCGAGCGAGTACGATCCGCTCCGACTCACCCACGAAACCCTCCCGAAGCCGGATGGTTACTACGGTGCATCGAAGGTGTTCGGCGAACACATCTGTCAGATTCACGCCCGTCGGGGTGGTTCACCCGAACAGGTTTACGCACTTCGAATCTCCAGCGTACGTACGGAGGCTTACGACCATCCGTACGGGGATGCCGAACGTGGCGTCGAACGGGGAGATGAGGATACGGTAGAGGAAGGGGAGGTCTGGGACCAGTCTCAGACCGGCTCTTGGGAGCGTGGGAGCAAGGAGTACGAGCAAATGGTGAAGCGACTGAAAGCGACTTGGACCTCCCAGCGTGATTTCGCACATCTCCTTGAATGCTGCCTACAGGACGACACAGTGACGTATGACACGTTCTACGCAGTCAGTGACAACGCCGCCCGCTGGTTCGGCACCGAACACGCGAAGGCAGTCCTCGGCTACGAACCTCAGGACGATGCGTCCGAATGGGACAGCCCACCGAACACAATC
- a CDS encoding TRAP transporter small permease subunit — protein sequence MAQNWLDRITTAVGVVLLNVMLVVGLLQVVSRYITFPIDLNWTYVVARTALALMTIIALPYLFQNEADISFLPVLKRIITRTDQVLLVRNILMAFFSATLVLSAYRATSVSGDTALPMIEWFKVGWAYNLIALSAACLFIVVVLDTHKRVTEFLGRTNA from the coding sequence ATGGCGCAGAACTGGTTAGACCGGATCACCACTGCTGTAGGGGTGGTCTTACTAAATGTAATGCTAGTAGTAGGACTCCTTCAGGTGGTCAGTCGTTACATTACTTTCCCCATCGACCTCAACTGGACCTACGTAGTCGCGCGAACTGCCCTTGCACTAATGACGATTATCGCACTCCCATATCTATTCCAGAACGAGGCGGACATCTCGTTCCTCCCAGTTCTAAAACGTATCATCACCCGGACCGACCAGGTGTTGCTCGTCCGGAACATCCTGATGGCGTTCTTCTCAGCCACGCTCGTGTTGTCTGCGTATCGAGCGACCAGCGTTTCCGGGGATACCGCGCTTCCGATGATTGAGTGGTTCAAAGTTGGCTGGGCGTACAACCTAATCGCGCTGAGTGCCGCCTGCCTCTTCATCGTAGTTGTACTCGACACGCATAAACGCGTTACCGAATTCTTGGGGAGGACCAATGCCTGA
- a CDS encoding TRAP transporter substrate-binding protein, which yields MVRDQTAQSRRSLLKKSGAALSIGIAGLAGCTGNNDSNNNNGKSNSKSDGEKLTITFATTQPPENVSVKAAKKHFIKPLEKKSDGRISVDLKAGSLGGTEDNLDALESGTVDILHESPTALAQRWASKYSFAGDPFVIKDMDHYRAVTDKYLKPDDGLNGILKKNGVQLGDAFYVGNRGFTSNSTVKTPKDVQGMKLRLPQYDTWTKVWGEIGADVTPVAYDELYSALQTGVVDASEGPISQFLSVSLYEVQSHFSVTNHLLGTKHFLYNQEFMKGLSDDNRDLVTSTASDAVEKMTDQIKSNESSLYEEAKQKGTTVVPADKVDREAFVNAGMPALKQLSKNKWAVNINDVLNLA from the coding sequence ATGGTTCGCGACCAGACGGCGCAATCTCGGCGGAGCCTATTAAAAAAGAGCGGTGCAGCCCTCAGTATCGGGATAGCAGGTCTCGCAGGCTGTACTGGTAATAATGATTCGAATAATAACAACGGGAAGTCGAACTCGAAATCGGACGGTGAGAAGCTAACGATTACGTTCGCTACGACTCAGCCACCGGAGAATGTCTCGGTGAAGGCCGCCAAGAAACACTTCATCAAGCCCCTCGAGAAGAAATCAGACGGAAGAATTTCGGTCGACCTGAAGGCTGGCTCACTCGGCGGGACAGAGGACAACCTCGACGCTCTCGAGAGTGGGACTGTCGATATCCTCCACGAGAGTCCGACTGCCCTCGCACAGCGGTGGGCGTCCAAGTATTCCTTTGCTGGTGACCCATTCGTTATCAAAGATATGGACCACTACCGGGCGGTCACGGACAAGTACCTGAAGCCGGACGACGGTCTGAACGGGATTCTCAAAAAGAACGGCGTCCAACTGGGTGATGCGTTCTATGTTGGCAATCGTGGCTTCACTAGTAATTCCACGGTGAAGACCCCGAAAGACGTACAGGGCATGAAGCTTCGTCTTCCACAGTACGACACGTGGACCAAAGTCTGGGGCGAAATCGGAGCGGATGTCACTCCGGTTGCGTACGACGAACTCTATTCGGCACTCCAAACGGGTGTCGTCGATGCCTCCGAAGGCCCCATCTCGCAGTTCCTTTCGGTCAGCCTCTACGAGGTTCAGTCCCACTTCAGCGTTACAAATCATTTACTCGGTACGAAGCACTTCCTCTATAATCAGGAGTTCATGAAAGGGCTCAGTGACGACAACCGCGACCTCGTTACATCGACCGCAAGTGACGCCGTGGAAAAGATGACCGACCAGATCAAGAGCAATGAGTCGAGTCTCTACGAGGAAGCCAAGCAGAAAGGCACCACCGTCGTTCCAGCGGATAAGGTGGACCGTGAGGCTTTCGTAAACGCTGGAATGCCGGCGCTCAAGCAGCTCTCGAAGAACAAGTGGGCAGTCAACATCAACGACGTCCTCAACCTCGCATAG
- a CDS encoding MBL fold metallo-hydrolase — MTAEEVTDGIYKVQFEHVRVYILEDVPEGKTTLIDTGFDENGEELVETIREEFGTIDRVILTHGDHGHHGGLPSVMEAFEPEFLAADDETKLYEAIDYEPDHRFNDGDVLDGNIEVIQIPGHTKATSALLLRDRNILISGDALDGADRAGLPAGYLLPPPALFNDDHKAAEINLYDLLQYDFDTVLVFHGSNVFENPKQKLDDFLVEREWDPRPDN; from the coding sequence ATGACTGCTGAAGAGGTAACTGACGGCATCTACAAGGTACAGTTCGAACATGTCCGAGTGTACATCCTCGAGGACGTCCCCGAGGGTAAGACGACTCTCATCGACACCGGGTTCGACGAGAACGGTGAGGAACTCGTCGAGACGATTCGTGAAGAATTTGGAACGATAGATCGTGTGATCCTTACCCACGGTGACCACGGGCACCACGGCGGCCTCCCGTCTGTCATGGAGGCGTTCGAACCGGAGTTCCTCGCGGCCGATGACGAAACCAAACTCTACGAAGCAATCGACTACGAACCGGACCATCGTTTCAATGATGGCGACGTCCTCGACGGAAATATCGAGGTCATTCAAATACCCGGCCACACGAAGGCGACGTCTGCATTGCTCCTCCGCGACCGCAACATCCTCATCTCGGGTGATGCGCTCGACGGTGCCGACCGCGCCGGATTGCCTGCGGGCTATCTCCTCCCGCCGCCCGCCTTGTTCAACGATGATCACAAGGCCGCGGAGATCAATCTCTACGACCTGCTACAGTACGACTTCGATACCGTCCTCGTCTTCCATGGGTCGAACGTCTTCGAAAACCCGAAGCAGAAACTCGACGACTTTCTCGTCGAGCGAGAGTGGGATCCGCGGCCGGATAACTGA